A single region of the Paramicrobacterium fandaimingii genome encodes:
- a CDS encoding DUF3180 domain-containing protein: MKRTTATPLVSLWAIGIVAGFLTEMALTASGSAVFVPPLSLALTLVVVGGIVVGFSIPIRRSVTGTSKRRVDPFQAMRIVSLARASSWSGSLFLGLALGAGAYMITRTVWPGVASVWLTAAMALGSALLIAAGLVAEHLCRLPKDEDDDPDSAES; this comes from the coding sequence ATGAAGCGCACGACGGCTACTCCGCTTGTGAGCCTCTGGGCCATCGGCATCGTCGCGGGGTTTCTCACAGAAATGGCGCTGACCGCGTCGGGAAGCGCGGTGTTTGTTCCACCGCTCTCGCTTGCGCTCACGCTTGTCGTCGTCGGCGGAATCGTCGTTGGCTTCTCCATTCCCATTCGCCGCTCGGTGACGGGCACGTCGAAGCGCCGCGTCGACCCGTTTCAGGCGATGCGCATCGTGTCTCTCGCTCGCGCCTCCAGCTGGTCGGGATCGCTGTTTCTCGGCCTTGCGCTCGGCGCCGGCGCATATATGATCACCCGCACGGTGTGGCCCGGGGTAGCATCGGTGTGGCTCACCGCGGCCATGGCGCTCGGCTCGGCACTGCTCATCGCAGCGGGCTTGGTCGCCGAGCACCTGTGCAGATTGCCGAAAGATGAGGATGA
- the folK gene encoding 2-amino-4-hydroxy-6-hydroxymethyldihydropteridine diphosphokinase: MIVRDPSSPLRSTPIVLALGANLGDRRATLEAAVDDLRRTTGILVDAVSTPIESVAVTLDGADETAPGYLNGVVLARTVLDPKALLAATSRIEDAHGRVRAERWGSRTLDIDIITFGNVQSDDPQLTLPHPRAAERAFVLDPWLEVDPDAVLPGRGRVAELRRALASDAG, encoded by the coding sequence ATGATCGTGCGTGATCCCAGCAGTCCACTGCGTTCGACCCCGATCGTGCTTGCTCTCGGGGCGAACCTTGGCGACCGGCGTGCCACGCTCGAGGCGGCTGTCGATGATCTGCGGCGTACGACGGGAATTCTCGTGGATGCTGTCTCCACGCCGATCGAATCGGTGGCTGTGACGCTTGACGGCGCCGACGAGACGGCACCCGGCTACCTCAACGGCGTTGTGCTCGCTCGCACGGTTCTCGACCCGAAGGCGCTCCTCGCCGCAACGAGCCGCATCGAAGACGCGCACGGTCGGGTGCGTGCCGAACGGTGGGGCAGCCGCACGCTCGACATTGACATCATCACGTTCGGAAACGTGCAGAGCGACGACCCCCAGCTCACCCTCCCGCACCCACGAGCGGCAGAGCGCGCGTTTGTGCTTGACCCGTGGCTTGAGGTCGATCCGGATGCCGTGCTGCCCGGACGCGGCCGCGTTGCCGAGCTGCGCCGCGCCCTTGCGAGCGACGCGGGATGA
- the folB gene encoding dihydroneopterin aldolase encodes MNDSDLDAITLTGIRVHAHHGVFDVERESGQEFIVDVTVFADLSAAGASDDLSRTVHYGELAEAVAAAVSTSPVDLIETVAERVARTALDIAAVQKVRVTLHKPQAPIAVPFDDVSVTITRTTERA; translated from the coding sequence GTGAACGACAGCGATCTCGATGCCATCACGCTCACGGGCATCCGTGTGCATGCACACCACGGCGTGTTCGACGTCGAGCGCGAAAGCGGGCAGGAGTTCATCGTCGATGTGACGGTGTTCGCCGACCTCAGCGCTGCCGGAGCGAGTGATGACCTCTCGCGAACCGTGCACTATGGGGAGCTCGCCGAGGCGGTTGCCGCCGCGGTGTCGACGTCGCCCGTCGACCTCATCGAGACGGTCGCCGAACGTGTCGCCCGCACCGCCCTCGACATTGCTGCCGTGCAGAAGGTGCGCGTCACGCTGCACAAGCCCCAGGCTCCCATCGCCGTGCCGTTCGACGATGTCTCGGTGACGATCACGCGAACGACGGAGCGCGCATGA
- a CDS encoding energy-coupling factor transporter transmembrane component T family protein: MTMLGQYRARDSILHRLPAGAKLIGLVVAVLVVAVPAPSAWTFGGGAVLVVACYFVGRLGLRELWRQVLAIRWIIMFIVVVPLIFLPIPTVVATAARVVIVLLLAAIVSLTTRTTEILDAVEHVLHPFRRYGVNPDRIGLMLALTIRTVPVVAGLAGELRDAQRARMGRLSVKAFVVPLLVQSLRHADDTADALAARGVE, encoded by the coding sequence ATGACGATGCTCGGCCAATACCGTGCTCGCGACAGCATCCTGCACCGGCTTCCCGCCGGTGCAAAGTTGATCGGGCTCGTTGTTGCTGTGCTGGTTGTGGCCGTGCCTGCCCCGTCGGCGTGGACTTTCGGCGGCGGTGCCGTGCTTGTCGTCGCCTGCTACTTTGTCGGGCGGCTTGGTCTGCGTGAACTCTGGCGCCAGGTGCTCGCGATCCGCTGGATCATCATGTTCATCGTCGTCGTTCCGCTGATCTTTCTGCCGATTCCGACGGTCGTGGCCACGGCCGCTCGCGTTGTGATCGTGCTGCTGCTCGCCGCGATCGTCAGCCTGACGACGCGCACCACGGAGATTCTCGATGCCGTCGAACACGTACTTCATCCGTTTCGGCGCTATGGCGTCAACCCGGATCGCATCGGGCTGATGCTCGCACTTACCATTCGAACGGTACCCGTCGTTGCGGGGCTCGCCGGTGAGCTGCGCGATGCGCAGAGGGCACGCATGGGACGCCTGAGCGTGAAGGCCTTCGTCGTGCCGCTGCTCGTTCAGTCGCTGCGGCACGCCGACGACACGGCAGACGCTCTCGCCGCCCGAGGGGTCGAGTGA
- a CDS encoding energy-coupling factor ABC transporter ATP-binding protein: MLPDHASTDHEIALEHVVVRHPTAVGSVTALDDVSLTTRAHNLAVIGLNGSGKSTFARMLNGLRTPTSGRVSVGGLDTVKDVRALRTRVGFVFTNPDAQIVMPTVAEDLAFSLRGRGLSRGEIADRVMAVLAENGLAAHADLPAHDLSGGQKQMLAIQAVLVAEPSMIVADEPTTLLDARNARRIADLLLGLPQQCVIVTHDLDLAARCDEAILFDEARLIAQGAPAMVIERYRSEVVARP; the protein is encoded by the coding sequence ATGCTGCCAGACCACGCGAGCACAGACCACGAGATCGCCCTCGAGCACGTCGTCGTGCGGCATCCGACGGCCGTGGGGTCAGTGACGGCGCTCGACGACGTCTCTCTCACCACGCGCGCGCACAACCTCGCCGTGATCGGGCTGAACGGCTCGGGAAAGTCGACGTTCGCTCGGATGCTCAACGGGCTGCGAACGCCGACGAGCGGGCGGGTGAGCGTCGGCGGACTTGACACGGTGAAAGATGTTCGCGCTCTGCGCACCCGCGTCGGATTCGTCTTCACGAACCCCGATGCCCAGATCGTCATGCCGACGGTCGCCGAAGATCTGGCGTTCTCACTGCGGGGGCGTGGCCTGTCGCGCGGTGAGATCGCCGACCGCGTCATGGCGGTGCTCGCCGAGAACGGTCTCGCCGCGCACGCCGACCTGCCGGCACACGACCTGTCTGGCGGGCAGAAGCAGATGCTGGCGATCCAGGCTGTGCTCGTCGCCGAGCCGTCGATGATCGTCGCGGACGAGCCGACGACGCTGCTCGACGCCCGCAACGCCCGGCGCATCGCCGACCTGCTGCTCGGGCTGCCCCAGCAGTGCGTGATCGTCACCCACGATCTCGACCTCGCCGCACGCTGCGACGAGGCGATCCTGTTCGACGAGGCGCGGCTCATTGCGCAGGGGGCACCAGCGATGGTGATCGAGCGTTACCGCAGCGAGGTGGTGGCCAGACCATGA